The Halichoerus grypus chromosome 15, mHalGry1.hap1.1, whole genome shotgun sequence genome includes a window with the following:
- the KRTDAP gene encoding keratinocyte differentiation-associated protein translates to MKIPVLPAVVLLSLLALHSAQGASLGSSEEETTIGNYAAGPEAFDANFLNIDKLRSAFKPDEFLNWHALFESIKRKLPFLNWDAFPKLKGLRSATPDAQ, encoded by the exons ATGAAGATCCCAGTTCTTCCTGCtgtggttcttctctctcttctggcaCTCCACTCTGCTCAGGGGGCTTCCCTGGGTAGTTCTGAG GAGGAAACCACCATTGGTAATTATGCGGCAGGCCCTGAG GCCTTTGACGCTAACTTCCTGAACATCGACAAGTTGCGCTCT GCTTTTAAGCCCGATGAATTCCTGAACTGGCACGCCCTCTTTGAG tctaTCAAAAGGAAACTTCCTTTCCTCAACTGGGATGCCTTTCCTAAG ctgAAGGGTTTGAGGAGTGCAACTCCTGATGCCCAGTGA
- the DMKN gene encoding dermokine isoform X3: MKSQGSLACLLLALCLGSGEAGPLLRGGESAGAGAGEAVGHGVRDAIGQGVGDAISHGVEEAVGQGAGQAAGSATREVMGHGMGEAARALGNTAGEAGRPVENIIRHGRDAVHSSWQGMPGSSSAWGTVVQPGYGSVRGSNSHTECTNAPPSGSGGSSSSSGGGSSGGGGSGGEASRGGSGGGGSSGGSSYGSSWDRPLENSRNSDQSGYSSSQGHNTGSSWGSNGGSSSGSSGGGSGGGNGGGSGGGNGGESGGGNKPGCDSPGNEVRISGGSGGQGFGGGQGGSGGYGDIREISKEGSRLVGGPQDNYQNSQTSPGLFNFDTFWKNFKSKLGFINWDAINKGQVPRPSTRALLYFSRLWEDFKHNTPFLNWKAIIEGADASLLQKRSGSAGQSGSGWQEVAAVTSKNTYNQQAYPTPSGGQYSAKIPSKGGATPSSSASQVRPGLLQWVKFW; this comes from the exons ATGAAGTCACAGGGCTCCCTGGCCTGCCTCCTGCTGGCCCTGTGCCTGGGCAGTGGGGAGGCTGGCCCACTGCTGAGAGGAGGGGAGAGCGctggagcaggtgctggggaggcCGTGGGACATGGGGTGCGAGATGCCATTGGACAGGGGGTGGGAGACGCCATTAGCCATGGAGTCGAAGAGGCTGTTGGCCAAGGGGCTGGACAGGCAGCTGGCTCCGCAACCAGGGAGGTCATGGGCCACGGCATGGGGGAAGCAGCCCGTGCCCTTGGAAACACTGCGGGTGAGGCTGGCAGACCAGTTGAGAACATCATTCGACATGGAAGAGATGCTGTCCACAGCTCCTGGCAGGGGATGCCAGGCAGCAGCAGTGCTTGG GGGACTGTGGTCCAACCTGGTTACGGCTCCGTGAGAGGCAGCAACTCACACACTGAG TGCACCAACGCCCCGCCATCCGGCTCAGGCGGAAGCTCCAGCAGCTCGGGG GGAGGCAGCAGCGGAGGTGGTGGCAGCGGCGGTGAGGCCAGCAGaggtggcagtggtggtggtggcagcagcGGCGGCAGCAGTTACGGGTCCAGCTGG GACCGTCCCTTAGAAAATTCTAGGAATTCTGATCAAAGCGGCTACTCAAGCTCCCAG GGACACAATACCGGCTCTTCCTGGGGTAGCAATGGTGGCTCTTCCTCGGGTAGCAGTGGCGGCGGAAGTGGCGGTGGAAATGGCGGCGGAAGTGGTGGCGGAAATGGCGGTGAAAGTGGCGGCGGAAATAAACCCGGG tGTGACAGCCCAGGGAATGAAGTCCGCATATCCGGAGGATCTGGGGGTCAG GGCTttggaggaggacagggaggctCCGGTGGCTATGGTGACATCAGG GAAATAAGCAAAGAGGGCAGTCGCCTGGTTGGGGGCCCCCAAGACAATTATCAG AACTCTCAGACGTCTCCTGGGCTCTTCAACTTTGACACTTTCTGGAAG AATTTTAAATCCAAGCTGGGTTTCATTAACTGGGATGCCATAAACAAG GGCCAAGTCCCACGCCCCAGCACACGCGCCCTGCTCTACTTCAGCCGACTCTGGGAG GATTTCAAACACAACACCCCTTTCCTGAACTGGAAAGCCATTATTGAG GGTGCTGATGCGTCCTTGCTCCAGAAGAGGTCGGGCAGTGCTGGTCAG TCTGGCTCAGGATGGCAAGAGGTGGCCGCGGTGACTTCTAAG AACACCTATAACCAGCAGGCATACCCTACTCCCTCTGGTGGGCAGTACTCAGCCAAGATCCCCTCTAAG GGGGGAGCCACGCCTTCTTCCTCG GCTTCCCAGGTGCGCCCTGGCCTGCTGCAGTGGGTGAAGTTCTGGTAG
- the DMKN gene encoding dermokine isoform X1, whose translation MKSQGSLACLLLALCLGSGEAGPLLRGGESAGAGAGEAVGHGVRDAIGQGVGDAISHGVEEAVGQGAGQAAGSATREVMGHGMGEAARALGNTAGEAGRPVENIIRHGRDAVHSSWQGMPGSSSAWGTVVQPGYGSVRGSNSHTECTNAPPSGSGGSSSSSGGGSSGGGGSGGEASRGGSGGGGSSGGSSYGSSWDRPLENSRNSDQSGYSSSQGHNTGSSWGSNGGSSSGSSGGGSGGGNGGGSGGGNGGESGGGNKPGCDSPGNEVRISGGSGGQGFGGGQGGSGGYGDIREISKEGSRLVGGPQDNYQNSQTSPGLFNFDTFWKNFKSKLGFINWDAINKGQVPRPSTRALLYFSRLWEDFKHNTPFLNWKAIIEGADASLLQKRSGSAGQSGSGWQEVAAVTSKNTYNQQAYPTPSGGQYSAKIPSKGGATPSSSVSSGAEKIWLLREGVWGQRVAMAMATQTFSLSCRLPRCALACCSG comes from the exons ATGAAGTCACAGGGCTCCCTGGCCTGCCTCCTGCTGGCCCTGTGCCTGGGCAGTGGGGAGGCTGGCCCACTGCTGAGAGGAGGGGAGAGCGctggagcaggtgctggggaggcCGTGGGACATGGGGTGCGAGATGCCATTGGACAGGGGGTGGGAGACGCCATTAGCCATGGAGTCGAAGAGGCTGTTGGCCAAGGGGCTGGACAGGCAGCTGGCTCCGCAACCAGGGAGGTCATGGGCCACGGCATGGGGGAAGCAGCCCGTGCCCTTGGAAACACTGCGGGTGAGGCTGGCAGACCAGTTGAGAACATCATTCGACATGGAAGAGATGCTGTCCACAGCTCCTGGCAGGGGATGCCAGGCAGCAGCAGTGCTTGG GGGACTGTGGTCCAACCTGGTTACGGCTCCGTGAGAGGCAGCAACTCACACACTGAG TGCACCAACGCCCCGCCATCCGGCTCAGGCGGAAGCTCCAGCAGCTCGGGG GGAGGCAGCAGCGGAGGTGGTGGCAGCGGCGGTGAGGCCAGCAGaggtggcagtggtggtggtggcagcagcGGCGGCAGCAGTTACGGGTCCAGCTGG GACCGTCCCTTAGAAAATTCTAGGAATTCTGATCAAAGCGGCTACTCAAGCTCCCAG GGACACAATACCGGCTCTTCCTGGGGTAGCAATGGTGGCTCTTCCTCGGGTAGCAGTGGCGGCGGAAGTGGCGGTGGAAATGGCGGCGGAAGTGGTGGCGGAAATGGCGGTGAAAGTGGCGGCGGAAATAAACCCGGG tGTGACAGCCCAGGGAATGAAGTCCGCATATCCGGAGGATCTGGGGGTCAG GGCTttggaggaggacagggaggctCCGGTGGCTATGGTGACATCAGG GAAATAAGCAAAGAGGGCAGTCGCCTGGTTGGGGGCCCCCAAGACAATTATCAG AACTCTCAGACGTCTCCTGGGCTCTTCAACTTTGACACTTTCTGGAAG AATTTTAAATCCAAGCTGGGTTTCATTAACTGGGATGCCATAAACAAG GGCCAAGTCCCACGCCCCAGCACACGCGCCCTGCTCTACTTCAGCCGACTCTGGGAG GATTTCAAACACAACACCCCTTTCCTGAACTGGAAAGCCATTATTGAG GGTGCTGATGCGTCCTTGCTCCAGAAGAGGTCGGGCAGTGCTGGTCAG TCTGGCTCAGGATGGCAAGAGGTGGCCGCGGTGACTTCTAAG AACACCTATAACCAGCAGGCATACCCTACTCCCTCTGGTGGGCAGTACTCAGCCAAGATCCCCTCTAAG GGGGGAGCCACGCCTTCTTCCTCGGTGAGTAGTGGGGCAGAGAAAATCTGGCTCCTGAGAGAAGGGGTCTGGGGCCAGAGGGT GGCCATGGCCATGGCCACTCAGACGTTCTCCCTGTCCTGCAGGCTTCCCAGGTGCGCCCTGGCCTGCTGCAGTGGGTGA
- the DMKN gene encoding dermokine isoform X2, whose protein sequence is MKSQGSLACLLLALCLGSGEAGPLLRGGESAGAGAGEAVGHGVRDAIGQGVGDAISHGVEEAVGQGAGQAAGSATREVMGHGMGEAARALGNTAGEAGRPVENIIRHGRDAVHSSWQGMPGSSSAWGTVVQPGYGSVRGSNSHTECTNAPPSGSGGSSSSSGGGSSGGGGSGGEASRGGSGGGGSSGGSSYGSSWDRPLENSRNSDQSGYSSSQGHNTGSSWGSNGGSSSGSSGGGSGGGNGGGSGGGNGGESGGGNKPGCDSPGNEVRISGGSGGQEISKEGSRLVGGPQDNYQNSQTSPGLFNFDTFWKNFKSKLGFINWDAINKGQVPRPSTRALLYFSRLWEDFKHNTPFLNWKAIIEGADASLLQKRSGSAGQSGSGWQEVAAVTSKNTYNQQAYPTPSGGQYSAKIPSKGGATPSSSVSSGAEKIWLLREGVWGQRVAMAMATQTFSLSCRLPRCALACCSG, encoded by the exons ATGAAGTCACAGGGCTCCCTGGCCTGCCTCCTGCTGGCCCTGTGCCTGGGCAGTGGGGAGGCTGGCCCACTGCTGAGAGGAGGGGAGAGCGctggagcaggtgctggggaggcCGTGGGACATGGGGTGCGAGATGCCATTGGACAGGGGGTGGGAGACGCCATTAGCCATGGAGTCGAAGAGGCTGTTGGCCAAGGGGCTGGACAGGCAGCTGGCTCCGCAACCAGGGAGGTCATGGGCCACGGCATGGGGGAAGCAGCCCGTGCCCTTGGAAACACTGCGGGTGAGGCTGGCAGACCAGTTGAGAACATCATTCGACATGGAAGAGATGCTGTCCACAGCTCCTGGCAGGGGATGCCAGGCAGCAGCAGTGCTTGG GGGACTGTGGTCCAACCTGGTTACGGCTCCGTGAGAGGCAGCAACTCACACACTGAG TGCACCAACGCCCCGCCATCCGGCTCAGGCGGAAGCTCCAGCAGCTCGGGG GGAGGCAGCAGCGGAGGTGGTGGCAGCGGCGGTGAGGCCAGCAGaggtggcagtggtggtggtggcagcagcGGCGGCAGCAGTTACGGGTCCAGCTGG GACCGTCCCTTAGAAAATTCTAGGAATTCTGATCAAAGCGGCTACTCAAGCTCCCAG GGACACAATACCGGCTCTTCCTGGGGTAGCAATGGTGGCTCTTCCTCGGGTAGCAGTGGCGGCGGAAGTGGCGGTGGAAATGGCGGCGGAAGTGGTGGCGGAAATGGCGGTGAAAGTGGCGGCGGAAATAAACCCGGG tGTGACAGCCCAGGGAATGAAGTCCGCATATCCGGAGGATCTGGGGGTCAG GAAATAAGCAAAGAGGGCAGTCGCCTGGTTGGGGGCCCCCAAGACAATTATCAG AACTCTCAGACGTCTCCTGGGCTCTTCAACTTTGACACTTTCTGGAAG AATTTTAAATCCAAGCTGGGTTTCATTAACTGGGATGCCATAAACAAG GGCCAAGTCCCACGCCCCAGCACACGCGCCCTGCTCTACTTCAGCCGACTCTGGGAG GATTTCAAACACAACACCCCTTTCCTGAACTGGAAAGCCATTATTGAG GGTGCTGATGCGTCCTTGCTCCAGAAGAGGTCGGGCAGTGCTGGTCAG TCTGGCTCAGGATGGCAAGAGGTGGCCGCGGTGACTTCTAAG AACACCTATAACCAGCAGGCATACCCTACTCCCTCTGGTGGGCAGTACTCAGCCAAGATCCCCTCTAAG GGGGGAGCCACGCCTTCTTCCTCGGTGAGTAGTGGGGCAGAGAAAATCTGGCTCCTGAGAGAAGGGGTCTGGGGCCAGAGGGT GGCCATGGCCATGGCCACTCAGACGTTCTCCCTGTCCTGCAGGCTTCCCAGGTGCGCCCTGGCCTGCTGCAGTGGGTGA